In Zingiber officinale cultivar Zhangliang chromosome 6A, Zo_v1.1, whole genome shotgun sequence, a single genomic region encodes these proteins:
- the LOC121996391 gene encoding sucrose synthase 2-like isoform X2 produces MPQRSLTRALSVRERIGDSLSSHPNELVALFSRFIHQGKGMLQPHQLLAEYGATFSEADKEKLKDGAFEDVIKAAQEAIVIPPWVALAIRPRPGVWEYVRVNISELAVEELTIPEYLHFKEELADGSPQNNNFVLELDFEPFNASFPRPSLSKSIGNGVQFLNRHLSSKLFQDKESLYPLLNFLRKHNYKGMSMMLNDRIQSLSALRAALRKAEQHLLSIPLDTPYSEFHHRFQELGLEKGWGDSGQRVYETIHLLLDLLEAPDPTTLETFLGTIPMMFNVVILSPHGYFAQANVLGYPDTGGQVVYILDQVRALEDEMLLRIKRQGLDITPRILIVTRLLPDAVGTTCGQRLEKVLGTEHTHILRVPFRTENGIVRKWISRFEVWPYLETYTEDVANELAGELQATPDLIIGNYSDGNLVSTLLAHKLGVTQCTIAHALEKTKYPNSDIYWKKFENQYHFSCQFTADLIAMNHADFIITSTFQEISGSKDTVGQYESHTAFTLPGLYRVVHGIDVFDPKFNIVSPGADMSIYFPYTEKNKRLTSLHPEIEELLFNPEDNTEHKGVLSDTKKPIIFSMARLDRVKNLTGLVEFYGRNERLKELANLVVVCGDHGKESKDLEEQAEFKKMYDHIEKYNLHGHFRWISAQMNRVRNGELYRYIADTKGVFVQPAFYEAFGLTVVESMTCGLPTFATLHGGPGEIIVDGVSGFHIDPYQGDKAAEIIVNFFEKCKEDPTHWEKISLGGLQRIEEKYTWKLYSERLMTLTGVYGFWKYVSNLERRETRRYLEMFYALKYRQLAESVPLAVEGDAAAK; encoded by the exons ATGCCTCAACGCAGCTTGACCCGTGCTCTCAGTGTTAGGGAGCGCATTGGTGACTCCCTTTCTTCCCATCCCAATGAGCTGGTGGCACTTTTCTCAAG GTTTATTCACCAGGGCAAGGGTATGCTGCAACCCCACCAGTTGTTGGCTGAGTATGGAGCTACCTTTTCTGAAGCTGATAAGGAAAAACTGAAGGATGGAGCCTTCGAGGATGTTATCAAGGCAGCACAG GAAGCCATTGTTATTCCTCCATGGGTTGCTTTGGCTATCCGACCTAGGCCTGGAGTCTGGGAATACGTCCGGGTCAATATCAGTGAGCTCGCTGTGGAGGAGTTGACTATTCCAGAATATTTGCATTTCAAAGAGGAACTTGCTGATGGAAG CCCACAGAACAACAACTTTGTGCTGGAGTTGGATTTTGAGCCCTTTAatgcttcttttcctcgcccctCGCTGTCAAAATCTATAGGTAATGGAGTGCAGTTCCTCAACCGTCACCTCTCTTCAAAGTTGTTCCAAGACAAAGAAAGCTTGTACCCCTTGCTTAATTTCCTAAGGAAACACAATTACAAGGGCATG TCAATGATGTTGAATGATAGGATCCAAAGCCTTAGTGCCCTCCGGGCGGCATTGAGGAAGGCAGAACAACATCTGCTGAGTATCCCATTGGATACACCGTACTCAGAATTCCACCACAG ATTTCAAGAGCTTGGCCTTGAAAAGGGTTGGGGTGACAGTGGCCAGCGTGTATATGAGACCATCCACCTGCTACTGGATCTTCTTGAGGCCCCTGATCCGACCACCTTGGAGACTTTCCTGGGAACAATTCCTATGATGTTCAATGTTGTGATCCTTTCTCCACATGGGTACTTTGCCCAGGCTAATGTTTTGGGTTATCCTGATACTGGTGGTCAG GTCGTGTATATTTTGGATCAAGTCCGTGCTTTGGAAGATGAGATGCTTTTGAGGATCAAACGTCAAGGACTAGATATCACGCCTAGAATTCTAATT GTTACCAGGTTGCTCCCTGATGCAGTCGGCACAACTTGCGGGCAGCGGCTTGAAAAGGTTCTTGGAACTGAGCACACTCATATTCTTCGAGTTCCATTTAGAACAGAAAATGGAATTGTCCGCAAATGGATCTCCCGTTTCGAAGTATGGCCATACCTAGAAACATATACCGAG GATGTTGCAAATGAGTTGGCTGGAGAACTACAAGCCACCCCTGATCTAATCATTGGTAACTACAGTGATGGAAATCTAGTGTCAACTTTGCTTGCGCATAAATTGGGAGTAACCCAG TGCACTATTGCCCATGCTCTGGAGAAGACAAAATACCCTAACTCAGATATTTACTGGAAGAAATTTGAGAATCAGTATCACTTCTCTTGCCAATTCACAGCTGATTTGATTGCTATGAATCATGCTGATTTTATCATCACTAGCACCTTCCAGGAAATTTCTGGAAG CAAGGACACCGTGGGGCAGTATGAGTCTCACACTGCCTTTACTCTTCCTGGACTCTACCGAGTTGTTCATGGAATCGATGTCTTTGATCCAAAATTCAATATTGTCTCACCTGGTGCTGATATGTCCATTTACTTTCCATACACTGAAAAGAACAAGCGATTGACATCTCTTCACCCAGAGATCGAAGAGCTATTGTTCAACCCCGAAGATAACACAGAGCACAA AGGTGTGCTGAGTGACACCAAGAAGCCCATTATCTTCTCCATGGCAAGGCTGGATAGGGTGAAGAACTTAACGGGTCTGGTTGAATTCTATGGTCGGAATGAGCGCCTGAAGGAGCTGGCAAACCTTGTGGTGGTTTGTGGAGATCATGGAAAAGAGTCGAAGGACCTTGAGGAACAAGCAGAGTTCAAGAAGATGTATGACCACATTGAGAAATACAATCTGCACGGACATTTTCGATGGATCTCAGCCCAAATGAACCGGGTTCGCAATGGTGAACTCTATCGTTACATCGCCGACACCAAAGGAGTCTTCGTTCAA CCCGCGTTCTATGAAGCCTTCGGGCTCACTGTTGTTGAATCAATGACCTGTGGGCTGCCAACATTTGCAACCCTGCACGGAGGACCTGGAGAAATTATAGTTGATGGGGTGTCTGGCTTCCACATTGATCCTTACCAGGGCGACAAAGCTGCTGAAATCATCGTAAACTTCTTTGAGAAGTGCAAGGAAGACCCAACCCACTGGGAGAAAATCTCTCTAGGGGGACTACAGAGAATTGAAGAAAA GTATACCTGGAAGCTCTACTCTGAGAGGTTGATGACACTCACTGGAGTCTATGGATTCTGGAAGTATGTCTCCAACCTGGAACGGCGTGAGACTCGTCGTTACCTGGAGATGTTCTATGCCCTCAAATATCGTCAACTG gCTGAGTCGGTTCCACTGGCAGTTGAGGGAGACGCTGCCGCCAAGTAG
- the LOC121996391 gene encoding sucrose synthase 1-like isoform X1, which translates to MPQRSLTRALSVRERIGDSLSSHPNELVALFSRFIHQGKGMLQPHQLLAEYGATFSEADKEKLKDGAFEDVIKAAQEAIVIPPWVALAIRPRPGVWEYVRVNISELAVEELTIPEYLHFKEELADGSICNSSPFSPQNNNFVLELDFEPFNASFPRPSLSKSIGNGVQFLNRHLSSKLFQDKESLYPLLNFLRKHNYKGMSMMLNDRIQSLSALRAALRKAEQHLLSIPLDTPYSEFHHRFQELGLEKGWGDSGQRVYETIHLLLDLLEAPDPTTLETFLGTIPMMFNVVILSPHGYFAQANVLGYPDTGGQVVYILDQVRALEDEMLLRIKRQGLDITPRILIVTRLLPDAVGTTCGQRLEKVLGTEHTHILRVPFRTENGIVRKWISRFEVWPYLETYTEDVANELAGELQATPDLIIGNYSDGNLVSTLLAHKLGVTQCTIAHALEKTKYPNSDIYWKKFENQYHFSCQFTADLIAMNHADFIITSTFQEISGSKDTVGQYESHTAFTLPGLYRVVHGIDVFDPKFNIVSPGADMSIYFPYTEKNKRLTSLHPEIEELLFNPEDNTEHKGVLSDTKKPIIFSMARLDRVKNLTGLVEFYGRNERLKELANLVVVCGDHGKESKDLEEQAEFKKMYDHIEKYNLHGHFRWISAQMNRVRNGELYRYIADTKGVFVQPAFYEAFGLTVVESMTCGLPTFATLHGGPGEIIVDGVSGFHIDPYQGDKAAEIIVNFFEKCKEDPTHWEKISLGGLQRIEEKYTWKLYSERLMTLTGVYGFWKYVSNLERRETRRYLEMFYALKYRQLAESVPLAVEGDAAAK; encoded by the exons ATGCCTCAACGCAGCTTGACCCGTGCTCTCAGTGTTAGGGAGCGCATTGGTGACTCCCTTTCTTCCCATCCCAATGAGCTGGTGGCACTTTTCTCAAG GTTTATTCACCAGGGCAAGGGTATGCTGCAACCCCACCAGTTGTTGGCTGAGTATGGAGCTACCTTTTCTGAAGCTGATAAGGAAAAACTGAAGGATGGAGCCTTCGAGGATGTTATCAAGGCAGCACAG GAAGCCATTGTTATTCCTCCATGGGTTGCTTTGGCTATCCGACCTAGGCCTGGAGTCTGGGAATACGTCCGGGTCAATATCAGTGAGCTCGCTGTGGAGGAGTTGACTATTCCAGAATATTTGCATTTCAAAGAGGAACTTGCTGATGGAAG CATTTGTAATTCTTCTCCTTTCAGCCCACAGAACAACAACTTTGTGCTGGAGTTGGATTTTGAGCCCTTTAatgcttcttttcctcgcccctCGCTGTCAAAATCTATAGGTAATGGAGTGCAGTTCCTCAACCGTCACCTCTCTTCAAAGTTGTTCCAAGACAAAGAAAGCTTGTACCCCTTGCTTAATTTCCTAAGGAAACACAATTACAAGGGCATG TCAATGATGTTGAATGATAGGATCCAAAGCCTTAGTGCCCTCCGGGCGGCATTGAGGAAGGCAGAACAACATCTGCTGAGTATCCCATTGGATACACCGTACTCAGAATTCCACCACAG ATTTCAAGAGCTTGGCCTTGAAAAGGGTTGGGGTGACAGTGGCCAGCGTGTATATGAGACCATCCACCTGCTACTGGATCTTCTTGAGGCCCCTGATCCGACCACCTTGGAGACTTTCCTGGGAACAATTCCTATGATGTTCAATGTTGTGATCCTTTCTCCACATGGGTACTTTGCCCAGGCTAATGTTTTGGGTTATCCTGATACTGGTGGTCAG GTCGTGTATATTTTGGATCAAGTCCGTGCTTTGGAAGATGAGATGCTTTTGAGGATCAAACGTCAAGGACTAGATATCACGCCTAGAATTCTAATT GTTACCAGGTTGCTCCCTGATGCAGTCGGCACAACTTGCGGGCAGCGGCTTGAAAAGGTTCTTGGAACTGAGCACACTCATATTCTTCGAGTTCCATTTAGAACAGAAAATGGAATTGTCCGCAAATGGATCTCCCGTTTCGAAGTATGGCCATACCTAGAAACATATACCGAG GATGTTGCAAATGAGTTGGCTGGAGAACTACAAGCCACCCCTGATCTAATCATTGGTAACTACAGTGATGGAAATCTAGTGTCAACTTTGCTTGCGCATAAATTGGGAGTAACCCAG TGCACTATTGCCCATGCTCTGGAGAAGACAAAATACCCTAACTCAGATATTTACTGGAAGAAATTTGAGAATCAGTATCACTTCTCTTGCCAATTCACAGCTGATTTGATTGCTATGAATCATGCTGATTTTATCATCACTAGCACCTTCCAGGAAATTTCTGGAAG CAAGGACACCGTGGGGCAGTATGAGTCTCACACTGCCTTTACTCTTCCTGGACTCTACCGAGTTGTTCATGGAATCGATGTCTTTGATCCAAAATTCAATATTGTCTCACCTGGTGCTGATATGTCCATTTACTTTCCATACACTGAAAAGAACAAGCGATTGACATCTCTTCACCCAGAGATCGAAGAGCTATTGTTCAACCCCGAAGATAACACAGAGCACAA AGGTGTGCTGAGTGACACCAAGAAGCCCATTATCTTCTCCATGGCAAGGCTGGATAGGGTGAAGAACTTAACGGGTCTGGTTGAATTCTATGGTCGGAATGAGCGCCTGAAGGAGCTGGCAAACCTTGTGGTGGTTTGTGGAGATCATGGAAAAGAGTCGAAGGACCTTGAGGAACAAGCAGAGTTCAAGAAGATGTATGACCACATTGAGAAATACAATCTGCACGGACATTTTCGATGGATCTCAGCCCAAATGAACCGGGTTCGCAATGGTGAACTCTATCGTTACATCGCCGACACCAAAGGAGTCTTCGTTCAA CCCGCGTTCTATGAAGCCTTCGGGCTCACTGTTGTTGAATCAATGACCTGTGGGCTGCCAACATTTGCAACCCTGCACGGAGGACCTGGAGAAATTATAGTTGATGGGGTGTCTGGCTTCCACATTGATCCTTACCAGGGCGACAAAGCTGCTGAAATCATCGTAAACTTCTTTGAGAAGTGCAAGGAAGACCCAACCCACTGGGAGAAAATCTCTCTAGGGGGACTACAGAGAATTGAAGAAAA GTATACCTGGAAGCTCTACTCTGAGAGGTTGATGACACTCACTGGAGTCTATGGATTCTGGAAGTATGTCTCCAACCTGGAACGGCGTGAGACTCGTCGTTACCTGGAGATGTTCTATGCCCTCAAATATCGTCAACTG gCTGAGTCGGTTCCACTGGCAGTTGAGGGAGACGCTGCCGCCAAGTAG